The genomic interval GCCATTTTGATTGCTCAACACAGGCTAATGATTTTCAAGCCAGCCCATTGACCGCTCACTTCCGCAGTAGTCTATCGCATCACAATTTTACTGCAGTGACCGGTCAATGACATTTGACCTTGATTATTGCCTTCATCACACGTGTTTGCCATCAAAAAACCCTGCGGGCGCAGCCTTACAGCGTTCGCAGAAAACATCCTGAGAGAAAACGTGACCTAAAAATCCTTGTCGCAGGTGGGGAACTGATCCTTGTTACAGGCTCCGGTTTCCGGAAACCGAACTCCTCGTTGTCGTAACGCTGAATATAATGAAGTACCAGTTAAAATGCAATAACAATTTTCAAGCAAATCATATACCGATTACAAAACAGAAGCGTTCACTGATCTAAGTCTAAAAATTATAAAATTTGCTTAAGAAAACCAGATTGACAATCTATGCAAAAATTTGCCGGAAAATTGCGCTCTTTTGCATAGTTTTGCGCACTTAGCTCACGCGCCAATCACACGGACATGCTGAAGACATGGCAGCGCCGTCCGCACTTGATCCTGATAGGCAAAATCAATCTCCGCCGTGATCACCGCGTCACGATCCGGCGCCATCGCCATGACATTGCCCCAAGGATCGATGATGGCACTCTTGCCGTAACTGGCCCGGCCGCCATATTTCTCGCCGTGCTGATTCGGCGCGATGATGTAGACCTGATTCTCAATCGCCCGCGCCCGCAACAACGGCAGCCAATGATCCTTGCCCGTCATCAACGTAAAATTAGAGGGAATAAAAATCAACCGCGTGGCGCCGCCAGCCACCAGCTTGCGATAAAGCTCGGGAAAGCGCAGATCGTAACAAATCGACAGGCCGGCGTCGCCAAAAGCTGTTTTCGCAATCACAATATCCGCGCCGGGCGCGATGTAATCGGATTCGCGGTACGACCGCCCGTTGGGCAGGGTCGCATCAAACAGATGAATCTTGCGATAGCGTGCCAGTTCTTTGCCGGCCGGATCCAGCAGCACGGAGGTGTTGTGAATTTTGGTGGAGCCGGGAAGACGCTCGCCAACCGAGCCGGCCAGCAGGTAAATGCCCAAGCCGGCCGCCAGCTTGGCAAACTGCGGCAGCCATTCACCGTCCAGATCGGCGGCTGCAGTTTTATCCGGGCCGACGTAAAGAAAAGTTTCCGGAAAAGCCACCACCTCGGCGCCGCGCGCTTTTGCCTCCGTGGCAAGTTCCTTGGCTGTCGCCCAATTCAGCGCAACGTCTTCCTGCGAGTTCATTTGAATGGCGGCGACCACGATGCTTTTTTTCATAAAAATTTTGCCTTCTTTTTCAATCAAGTGATGCGAGAAAGATCCATGGCAGGAAATATCTTTGCATCTCTGACCAGGCGAGCATGACTATTTTTGATGAAAACCAGCCCACATATTTTTCCGAGTTATTTTTCCATCACCTTTTTAAGATATTCCTTACCGCTGGTACCTCACCCCAATCTGGGGACAATCTTTCTGCAGCGGGCACTTCGAGCACCACGGGCTGATGGGCTGGCAAATATTTTGACCGAACGTCACCAGCCAATCATTGAGCGGAATCCAATAGCGTTTCGGCAAAATCTTGCGCAGCGCCAACTCGGTGTGCTCCGGGGTTTTGGTTTTCACCCAGCCGAGGCGATTCGCGAGGCGATGCACATGGGTATCGACGCAAATGCCGGGCTTGCCGTAAGCCATGGTGAGCACAAGATTGGCGGTCTTTCTGCCGACGCCGTTGAGTTGCAGCAATTCTTCCAGCGTGTCCGGCACCCGGCCTTTGTAGCCGTTCATGAGGTTTTGCGAAATCTCGCGAATGCGTTGCGCTTTTGTGCGGTAAAATCCCGCTGGGAAAATCAATTTGGCAATGTCGCGCTCGCGCAGTTGCAGCATTTTTGCCGGCGTATCAGCTTTGGCAAAGAGCCGGCGGCTGGCCGCGCCGGTCACCTCGTCCTTCGTGCGCAAGCTGATCAAACACGAAATCAGCACGCGAAACGGATCGCGATTTTCCTCGGCAACCGTTGTCACCGCGGTGGCGCGAAAGGGACGAATCGTGCGGCGAATTTTGGCGAGGGTTTTGCCAAAATCATTCATTTTGTGTTTCATGAACTTGATTAAGATGCCCC from candidate division KSB1 bacterium carries:
- a CDS encoding endonuclease III is translated as MKHKMNDFGKTLAKIRRTIRPFRATAVTTVAEENRDPFRVLISCLISLRTKDEVTGAASRRLFAKADTPAKMLQLRERDIAKLIFPAGFYRTKAQRIREISQNLMNGYKGRVPDTLEELLQLNGVGRKTANLVLTMAYGKPGICVDTHVHRLANRLGWVKTKTPEHTELALRKILPKRYWIPLNDWLVTFGQNICQPISPWCSKCPLQKDCPQIGVRYQR
- a CDS encoding carbon-nitrogen hydrolase family protein, encoding MKKSIVVAAIQMNSQEDVALNWATAKELATEAKARGAEVVAFPETFLYVGPDKTAAADLDGEWLPQFAKLAAGLGIYLLAGSVGERLPGSTKIHNTSVLLDPAGKELARYRKIHLFDATLPNGRSYRESDYIAPGADIVIAKTAFGDAGLSICYDLRFPELYRKLVAGGATRLIFIPSNFTLMTGKDHWLPLLRARAIENQVYIIAPNQHGEKYGGRASYGKSAIIDPWGNVMAMAPDRDAVITAEIDFAYQDQVRTALPCLQHVRVIGA